From Cellulosimicrobium cellulans, the proteins below share one genomic window:
- a CDS encoding SDR family NAD(P)-dependent oxidoreductase, translating to MTVLDSFSLAGRTALLTGGSRGIGRAVARALGEAGARVALTATTAPAAEDAAAALREAGIDARGYALDVTDRAQVDDVVGRVAADLGAVDLLVNNAGISIGGAALEIEDDVWHRTLATNLDGVWYCSRAVARALVADGRPGAIVNVGSMSASIVNRPRWQPAYLASKAAVHQLTKGLAAEWAPHGIRVNAVAPGYVRTEASPVDQPEYYDDCVAPAAMRRWAEPEEIGPPVVFLASAASSFMTGAVVTVDGGYTLF from the coding sequence GTGACCGTCCTCGACTCGTTCTCGCTCGCCGGCCGCACGGCCCTGCTCACCGGTGGGAGCCGCGGGATCGGGCGCGCCGTCGCCCGCGCGCTCGGCGAGGCCGGCGCTCGGGTCGCGCTCACGGCGACGACGGCGCCTGCCGCCGAGGACGCGGCCGCCGCGCTGCGGGAGGCCGGGATCGACGCCCGCGGGTACGCGCTCGACGTGACGGACCGTGCCCAGGTGGACGATGTCGTCGGGCGCGTGGCCGCGGACCTCGGGGCCGTCGACCTGCTCGTCAACAACGCGGGGATCTCGATCGGCGGGGCGGCGCTCGAGATCGAGGACGACGTGTGGCACCGCACGCTCGCGACCAACCTCGACGGCGTCTGGTACTGCTCGCGCGCGGTCGCGCGCGCCCTGGTCGCCGACGGTCGACCGGGCGCGATCGTCAACGTCGGGTCGATGTCGGCGTCGATCGTCAACCGGCCGCGCTGGCAGCCCGCGTACCTCGCGTCCAAGGCGGCGGTGCACCAGCTCACCAAGGGCCTCGCCGCGGAGTGGGCGCCGCACGGCATCCGCGTCAACGCCGTCGCGCCCGGCTACGTGCGCACCGAGGCGTCGCCCGTCGACCAGCCGGAGTACTACGACGACTGCGTCGCGCCCGCCGCGATGCGGCGCTGGGCCGAGCCCGAGGAGATCGGCCCTCCGGTCGTGTTCCTCGCGAGCGCGGCGTCGAGCTTCATGACCGGCGCGGTCGTCACGGTCGACGGCGGCTACACCCTCTTCTGA
- a CDS encoding TFIIB-type zinc ribbon-containing protein: MLCPTDQTVLVMTERKGVEIDYCPTCRGVWLDRGELDKIIDRSLESEIAAEAVGPAAAAAARTAPAPAAPPAPAPTSYPPAPAADYGTPGYGERRDARRDDRRYDDRDRYRGDQYGDDRYRDDRDRRYDGRDGYDPRYRKRKKKESWLEDLFDF, from the coding sequence GTGCTGTGCCCCACCGACCAGACCGTGCTCGTCATGACCGAGCGCAAGGGCGTGGAGATCGACTACTGCCCGACGTGCCGCGGCGTGTGGCTCGACCGCGGTGAGCTCGACAAGATCATCGACCGCTCGCTGGAGAGCGAGATCGCCGCCGAGGCCGTCGGCCCGGCCGCTGCCGCTGCCGCACGCACCGCTCCGGCCCCCGCGGCCCCGCCCGCCCCCGCGCCGACGTCGTACCCGCCGGCGCCCGCCGCGGACTACGGCACGCCCGGCTACGGCGAGCGGCGCGACGCCCGCCGCGATGACCGCCGCTATGACGACCGTGACCGCTACCGGGGTGACCAGTACGGCGACGACCGGTACCGGGACGACCGCGACCGCCGCTACGACGGGCGCGACGGCTACGACCCCCGCTACCGCAAGCGGAAGAAGAAGGAGTCGTGGCTCGAGGACCTCTTCGACTTCTGA
- a CDS encoding DUF4231 domain-containing protein: MNVPPQVPELDLPALFRSADGKAALSQRTFYIWKGLELGALAGAACAALIPGDILGKSGPIAALLLFIAALTMQVTRVASTAEKTWYDARAAAESIRSAAWQYAVGGEAFRLDDPDAERAFRHVLRDVLATVPHLDIGANANDAPGVTESMRTIRALPQADRSRIYYDQRVAGQVTWYANKARWNKRRSFMYGVIVITLEAVALLAGVARVASGGDVDFLGAVAAIAAAFVAWTQAKKYASLSESYGVTSHEVNLVRDTLPQSADEATWAQSAHDAEAAFSREHTMWRARRQGAV, encoded by the coding sequence ATGAACGTGCCACCGCAAGTTCCCGAACTAGACCTGCCCGCCTTGTTTAGGTCCGCTGACGGTAAAGCCGCTCTAAGCCAGCGTACGTTCTACATTTGGAAGGGTCTAGAACTCGGCGCATTGGCTGGAGCCGCCTGTGCTGCATTGATTCCCGGGGACATCCTCGGGAAATCTGGCCCAATTGCCGCCCTCCTACTCTTCATCGCCGCCCTGACCATGCAAGTGACGCGCGTCGCATCCACTGCCGAGAAGACTTGGTACGACGCGCGCGCCGCGGCCGAGTCCATACGGTCTGCAGCGTGGCAGTACGCCGTGGGCGGCGAGGCTTTCCGGCTGGACGATCCAGACGCAGAACGCGCCTTTAGACACGTCCTACGCGATGTGCTGGCAACTGTTCCGCACCTCGACATTGGCGCGAACGCCAACGACGCGCCCGGAGTGACAGAGTCGATGCGAACGATTCGCGCACTTCCGCAGGCAGACCGATCGCGGATCTATTACGATCAGCGGGTTGCGGGACAGGTGACGTGGTACGCCAACAAGGCTCGATGGAACAAGCGTCGATCTTTCATGTACGGCGTTATAGTCATCACTCTTGAAGCCGTCGCCCTTCTCGCAGGGGTCGCGCGCGTGGCATCCGGCGGTGATGTCGACTTTCTCGGTGCTGTCGCCGCAATCGCCGCAGCATTCGTTGCTTGGACTCAGGCGAAGAAATACGCCTCCCTTTCGGAGTCCTATGGGGTCACCAGCCACGAGGTGAACTTGGTTAGGGACACCCTGCCCCAAAGCGCCGATGAGGCAACGTGGGCTCAGAGCGCCCATGACGCCGAAGCGGCATTTAGTCGCGAGCACACTATGTGGCGTGCGCGACGCCAGGGCGCTGTGTAG
- a CDS encoding sugar kinase produces MADTTQNQPPLALRPADECAYDVVALGEVMLRLDPGERRIKTARSFDAWEGGGEYNVARGLRRAFGLRGAVVTALADNEVGRLVEDLMLTGGLDTRWVQWREYDGIGRTVRNGLNFTERGFGVRGAVGVSDRGNTAIAQLRPEDVDWDDVFGRGVRWFHTGGIFAALSESSADVAEAAMAAARRHGTIVSYDLNYRPSLWKGIGGVERAQEVNRRLARYVDVMIGNEEDFTASLGFEVEGVDENLTDLDTGAFRAMIARAAEEYPNFQVVATTLRGVKTATVNDWGAIAWSRVQGFAEATHRPGLEILDRVGGGDSFASGLAYGLLELGSIHEAVEYGAAHGALAMTTPGDTSTASLAEVRKLASGGSARVQR; encoded by the coding sequence GTGGCCGACACGACCCAGAACCAGCCGCCGCTCGCTCTCCGGCCCGCGGACGAGTGCGCCTACGACGTCGTCGCCCTCGGCGAGGTCATGCTCCGCCTCGACCCGGGCGAGCGCCGCATCAAGACCGCCCGCAGCTTCGACGCCTGGGAGGGCGGCGGCGAGTACAACGTCGCGCGCGGGCTGCGCCGCGCCTTCGGCCTGCGCGGCGCGGTCGTCACCGCGCTCGCGGACAACGAGGTCGGCCGCCTGGTCGAGGACCTCATGCTCACCGGCGGGCTCGACACGCGCTGGGTGCAGTGGCGTGAGTACGACGGCATCGGGCGCACCGTGCGCAACGGGCTCAACTTCACCGAGCGCGGGTTCGGCGTGCGCGGCGCGGTCGGCGTGTCCGACCGCGGCAACACCGCGATCGCCCAGCTCCGCCCCGAGGACGTCGACTGGGACGACGTGTTCGGCCGCGGCGTGCGCTGGTTCCACACCGGCGGCATCTTCGCCGCGCTGTCCGAGTCGTCCGCCGACGTCGCGGAGGCCGCCATGGCCGCCGCGCGCCGCCACGGCACGATCGTGTCCTACGACCTCAACTACCGCCCCTCGCTCTGGAAGGGCATCGGCGGCGTCGAGCGCGCGCAGGAGGTCAACCGCCGTCTCGCCCGGTACGTCGACGTGATGATCGGGAACGAGGAGGACTTCACCGCCTCGCTCGGCTTCGAGGTGGAGGGTGTCGACGAGAACCTCACCGACCTCGACACCGGGGCGTTCCGCGCGATGATCGCGCGGGCCGCCGAGGAGTACCCCAACTTCCAGGTCGTCGCGACGACGCTGCGCGGCGTGAAGACGGCGACCGTGAACGACTGGGGCGCGATCGCGTGGTCGCGCGTGCAGGGCTTCGCCGAGGCGACGCACCGCCCCGGGCTGGAGATCCTCGACCGCGTGGGCGGCGGCGACTCCTTCGCGTCGGGCCTCGCGTACGGGCTCCTGGAGCTCGGCTCGATCCACGAGGCGGTCGAGTACGGCGCGGCGCACGGCGCCCTCGCCATGACGACGCCGGGCGACACGTCGACGGCGTCGCTCGCCGAGGTGCGCAAGCTCGCCTCGGGCGGCAGCGCGCGCGTGCAGCGCTGA